Proteins from a single region of Rhodospirillales bacterium:
- a CDS encoding O-antigen ligase family protein codes for MELGLAASIVGGVLAVWSGRIALGLQDPAFGLRSLWPAALLFAGVVAWIIVQSQVRLVAAWNHPLWEMSAAALGESRWKAISLDPFATVLGLARLLTYAGIFWIAFQYARRSLRARQILLAVVYAGLAYAVYGLVIYLTGSETILIFRKHAYLGDVTSTFVNRNSYATYAGLGLVCTTGLLLVLLTQGPLGPATDLKQRVARLAEIAIGRGWPLLLAWIALMTALVLSHSRAGVASTILGLIVLLTAAGLTRAIDRRFALISAGVCVVGFVWAFGVGGDQLIGRLMQTSLASEERPLVYSRTMAAIGDSGGLGTGLGTFEEAFRFYRTSDINGHFNMAHNTYLENVLELGVPAALALFGVFAFFLGLCAWGIRQRRRDSVYPCVGFAVSVLVATHATVDFSLQIPAVTATYMLIMGAACAQCWSSRRPADPW; via the coding sequence GTGGAGCTGGGGCTGGCGGCCAGCATCGTCGGCGGCGTGCTGGCGGTATGGAGCGGCCGCATCGCGCTCGGGCTCCAGGACCCGGCGTTCGGCCTGCGCAGCCTGTGGCCGGCGGCGCTGCTGTTTGCCGGGGTCGTCGCCTGGATCATCGTGCAGTCGCAGGTCCGCTTGGTTGCCGCATGGAATCATCCCCTGTGGGAGATGAGCGCGGCGGCACTGGGTGAATCGCGGTGGAAAGCCATCTCGCTCGATCCGTTCGCGACAGTGCTGGGTCTGGCGCGGCTGCTGACCTACGCGGGCATCTTCTGGATCGCCTTCCAGTACGCGCGCAGGTCATTGCGCGCCCGCCAGATCCTGCTGGCGGTGGTCTATGCCGGGCTCGCCTATGCCGTCTACGGCCTCGTCATCTATCTGACGGGCTCGGAAACCATCCTGATTTTCCGCAAGCACGCTTATTTGGGCGACGTGACCAGTACCTTCGTCAATCGCAACTCGTATGCGACATACGCCGGACTTGGCCTTGTCTGCACTACGGGGCTGCTGCTGGTGCTGCTCACCCAAGGTCCTCTTGGTCCCGCGACGGACCTAAAGCAGCGGGTGGCGCGCCTTGCGGAGATCGCGATCGGACGCGGCTGGCCGCTTCTGCTCGCCTGGATTGCCTTGATGACGGCGCTGGTGCTCTCGCATTCGCGGGCGGGGGTGGCAAGCACGATTCTCGGCCTGATCGTCCTTCTCACCGCTGCCGGGCTGACCCGCGCCATTGACCGGCGGTTTGCCTTGATTTCCGCGGGCGTGTGCGTTGTCGGCTTTGTCTGGGCGTTCGGTGTTGGCGGCGATCAGTTGATCGGCCGGCTGATGCAAACGTCGCTGGCGTCGGAGGAACGGCCGCTGGTCTACAGCCGCACGATGGCTGCGATCGGCGATTCCGGTGGGCTCGGTACCGGACTCGGCACCTTCGAAGAAGCGTTCCGCTTCTACCGCACGAGCGACATCAACGGCCATTTCAACATGGCGCACAACACCTATCTCGAGAACGTCCTCGAACTTGGCGTGCCGGCCGCCCTGGCGTTGTTCGGCGTGTTCGCGTTCTTTCTCGGTCTATGTGCCTGGGGCATCCGCCAGCGCCGGCGCGATTCGGTTTATCCGTGCGTCGGCTTTGCCGTCAGTGTCCTGGTGGCAACGCACGCGACCGTCGACTTCAGCTTGCAGATCCCGGCGGTGACCGCGACCTATATGCTGATCATGGGGGCGGCGTGCGCGCAGTGCTGGAGTAGCCGCCGGCCGGCCGATCCCTGGTAA
- a CDS encoding polysaccharide export protein: MSRRDALKSGVAGILIGVPLALGAAISRSVAAPTEDISGYKLDSGDKIKVTVFGHEDLSGEFEVDGTGNVSLPLIRDVKAAGLTARQLEKTIAERLSPDYLLNPSVSVEVLNYRPFYIYGEVTKPGSYPFVNGMTVITAVAMAGGFTYRARTSRVHIIRADDESRTPVDADRDTAVLPGDVIEVPERYF; the protein is encoded by the coding sequence ATGAGCCGACGTGACGCGCTCAAGAGCGGCGTTGCCGGAATACTGATCGGGGTGCCGCTGGCATTGGGGGCCGCAATCTCGAGAAGCGTGGCCGCACCTACGGAGGATATCTCGGGCTACAAGCTCGATTCCGGAGACAAGATCAAGGTCACGGTCTTTGGCCATGAAGACCTCTCGGGGGAATTCGAGGTTGACGGAACCGGTAACGTCTCCCTGCCGCTCATTCGCGATGTCAAGGCGGCAGGGCTGACTGCCCGGCAGCTGGAAAAGACGATCGCCGAGCGGCTGTCGCCGGATTATTTGCTGAACCCCAGCGTCAGCGTCGAGGTACTCAACTACCGGCCCTTCTACATCTACGGTGAGGTCACCAAGCCCGGCAGCTATCCCTTCGTCAACGGCATGACGGTGATTACAGCCGTGGCGATGGCCGGCGGCTTTACCTACCGAGCCCGCACCAGCCGGGTCCACATCATCCGCGCCGACGACGAGTCGCGTACACCGGTGGATGCCGATCGCGATACGGCGGTTCTTCCAGGCGACGTCATCGAGGTCCCCGAGCGATATTTCTAA
- a CDS encoding outer membrane beta-barrel protein — MNKTRAWTGCIVFALSALAVSEAYAQAAAQIQPLTPREPESEAARGETVITRQRPELDPLGIRAGSFLIYPKLGVEETYNDNVFAVRHQTKDDFITDIKPEISAESNWSNHALNFGVGADSGVYADFGDLNYNDWFVRSDGRIDITRDAAVFLGGGFAHEHEDPGEPDAATDAKKPTQYDLINGIARYIQTFGRLRATGEAGIIRLDYDQTDLVGGGEQSNTGRDRNVYTEGVRIGYELSPAYEAFVRVDGNQRVYDTRQDGSGVERNSTGVTSVAGVSLDLGGIVFGDVFAGYLGQYFNDNSFNDVNGFTAGGTMTWNVTTLTTLNARVARTIQDTTQAGSPAFLRTSGGLSADHELLRNLILTATATVTNDNYEDVNRNDYYYITGIGARYLMNRNIYANIGYQFVRHTSNGSDTTDDSYYQNMFRIGLEAQL, encoded by the coding sequence ATGAACAAAACTCGTGCCTGGACAGGATGCATTGTCTTTGCCCTGTCCGCCCTCGCCGTATCAGAGGCTTATGCTCAGGCCGCGGCACAAATTCAGCCGCTGACGCCGCGTGAACCCGAATCCGAAGCTGCGCGCGGTGAGACGGTGATCACACGCCAGCGTCCTGAACTTGATCCGCTGGGTATCCGTGCCGGCTCGTTCCTGATCTACCCCAAGCTCGGAGTCGAAGAGACATACAACGACAATGTCTTCGCCGTTCGACACCAGACAAAAGACGACTTTATCACCGACATTAAACCGGAAATCTCCGCTGAATCGAACTGGTCGAACCACGCTCTCAACTTCGGTGTCGGTGCGGACTCTGGAGTTTACGCGGATTTTGGCGACCTCAACTACAATGACTGGTTCGTACGCAGCGACGGACGCATCGATATTACGCGCGACGCGGCAGTATTTCTCGGCGGAGGCTTCGCCCACGAGCACGAAGATCCGGGCGAGCCAGACGCCGCGACCGACGCGAAGAAGCCGACGCAATACGATCTGATCAACGGCATCGCCCGATACATCCAGACCTTCGGTCGCCTGCGCGCGACTGGCGAGGCCGGTATCATCCGGCTCGACTACGATCAGACCGACCTCGTCGGTGGCGGAGAACAAAGCAACACTGGGCGAGACCGCAATGTCTATACCGAGGGCGTGCGGATCGGCTATGAACTCTCCCCAGCCTACGAGGCGTTCGTGCGCGTCGACGGCAACCAGAGGGTCTATGACACGCGCCAGGATGGCAGCGGCGTTGAGCGCAATTCGACGGGCGTGACCAGTGTCGCTGGTGTGTCGCTCGACCTCGGCGGCATCGTCTTCGGAGACGTCTTCGCCGGATATCTTGGCCAATACTTCAACGACAACTCATTCAACGACGTTAATGGATTCACCGCCGGTGGCACAATGACGTGGAACGTCACGACACTGACAACGCTGAACGCCCGCGTCGCCAGGACGATTCAAGATACGACCCAGGCGGGCTCGCCTGCTTTCTTGCGCACGTCCGGCGGCCTGTCGGCGGATCATGAGTTGCTGCGCAACCTGATCCTGACAGCAACGGCGACAGTGACCAACGACAACTACGAAGACGTCAATCGCAACGATTACTACTATATCACCGGAATTGGTGCGCGATACCTGATGAACCGGAACATCTATGCCAATATCGGTTATCAGTTCGTTCGCCATACCAGCAATGGCAGCGATACGACCGATGACAGTTATTATCAAAACATGTTCCGTATCGGCCTCGAAGCCCAGCTTTGA
- a CDS encoding serine/threonine protein phosphatase, producing the protein MPRALLKRWLTRRPRLTVDTAQVPDGMRIYAVGDVHGRVDLLRCLHEIIAADAATAPYAARKVIVYLGDYIDRGFDSRAVIDVLLDEPLPGFDSVHLRGNHDEEFVCFLEDPVRSAAWLRYGGDATLYSYGVRLPDALTVEESTELRVVTLRDQLRERVPVRHIDFFASLPLAYEIGDFLFVHAGVDPDKPLDAQTPADMLWIRDPFLESDDDFGKIVVHGHSICDYPEVRDNRIGIDTGACYTNALTCLVLQGSERYFLSTRALDV; encoded by the coding sequence ATGCCGCGCGCGTTGCTGAAGCGCTGGCTGACCCGGCGGCCGCGGCTGACCGTCGATACGGCGCAGGTGCCGGACGGGATGCGAATTTACGCCGTGGGCGACGTGCACGGCCGCGTCGACCTGTTGCGCTGTCTGCATGAGATCATTGCCGCAGACGCGGCGACGGCGCCTTATGCTGCACGCAAGGTCATCGTCTACCTCGGCGATTACATCGATCGCGGCTTCGACAGCCGGGCGGTGATTGACGTGCTGCTCGATGAACCGCTGCCGGGCTTCGATAGCGTGCACCTGCGAGGCAATCACGACGAGGAGTTCGTCTGCTTTCTTGAAGATCCGGTGAGGAGCGCGGCATGGCTCCGCTATGGCGGCGATGCGACGCTCTACAGCTACGGGGTGCGCCTGCCGGACGCCTTAACCGTCGAAGAATCGACGGAACTGCGCGTGGTCACCCTCCGCGACCAACTGCGGGAACGCGTGCCCGTGCGCCACATCGACTTCTTCGCCAGCCTGCCGCTGGCCTACGAAATCGGAGATTTTTTATTCGTCCACGCCGGTGTCGATCCGGACAAGCCGCTCGACGCCCAGACCCCGGCTGACATGTTGTGGATTCGCGATCCATTTCTCGAGTCGGACGATGATTTCGGCAAGATTGTCGTGCACGGCCACTCGATCTGCGACTATCCGGAAGTGCGTGACAATCGCATCGGCATCGACACCGGCGCCTGTTATACCAACGCGCTCACCTGCCTCGTTCTGCAGGGCAGCGAGCGTTATTTTCTATCGACCCGCGCGCTCGACGTCTGA
- the glgA gene encoding glycogen synthase, with protein sequence MRILFMTNEYPPHIYGGAGVHVEYLSKELARVAPIEIRSFHDQSLADGNLTVRGTKVDGTHFSGCPVPFISPLRALSTCLAFNGQGISADIVHCHTWYAHFGGVLAKLLYGLPLVITVHSLEPLRPWKREQIGRGYELSCWVEKTALEMADAVIAVSKSTGDDLVRLFDVDPARMHVIANGIDTDEYKPVNRPDVLARFGIDYGAPYVLFVGRMTRQKGLLYLLQAIDRIDPQVQVVLCAGESDTKELQAELEAMVDDLRQRRPGVIWIPGMLDRPSTIALYSHASVFCCPSIYEPFGIINLEAMACGTPVVGSGVGGIPEVVVDGETGFIVKVALSDVPPHDPDDPVAFSRGLADGINRLALDPALARQMGEAGRARVIDVYSWRSIAKQTLDLYKTLIEQPG encoded by the coding sequence ATGCGGATCCTATTCATGACCAACGAGTACCCCCCGCACATCTATGGTGGCGCCGGAGTGCACGTCGAATACCTCTCGAAGGAACTGGCGCGAGTCGCGCCGATCGAGATTCGTAGTTTTCATGACCAGTCGCTGGCCGACGGCAATCTGACCGTGCGCGGCACCAAGGTCGACGGCACGCACTTCTCCGGCTGCCCTGTGCCATTCATCTCGCCGCTGCGCGCGCTGTCCACCTGCCTTGCCTTTAACGGCCAGGGGATCAGCGCCGACATCGTCCACTGTCATACGTGGTACGCCCATTTCGGCGGAGTACTCGCCAAGCTGCTGTACGGCTTGCCGCTGGTCATTACCGTGCATTCCCTGGAACCACTGCGCCCGTGGAAGCGCGAGCAGATCGGCCGTGGTTACGAGCTGTCCTGCTGGGTCGAAAAGACCGCGCTGGAGATGGCGGACGCGGTGATCGCCGTATCGAAGAGCACCGGCGACGACCTCGTCCGCCTGTTCGACGTCGATCCGGCGAGGATGCATGTTATCGCCAACGGCATCGATACCGACGAATATAAGCCGGTCAACCGGCCGGACGTGCTTGCCCGGTTTGGAATCGACTATGGCGCGCCCTATGTGCTGTTCGTCGGCCGGATGACGCGACAAAAGGGCCTGCTCTACCTGCTTCAGGCGATCGACCGGATCGATCCGCAGGTTCAAGTCGTGCTGTGCGCCGGTGAATCCGACACCAAGGAACTGCAGGCCGAGCTTGAGGCCATGGTCGACGACCTCAGGCAGCGGCGTCCGGGGGTCATCTGGATTCCCGGCATGCTCGACCGGCCGAGCACCATCGCGCTTTATTCGCACGCGAGCGTCTTCTGCTGTCCATCGATCTATGAGCCGTTCGGGATCATCAATCTCGAAGCGATGGCGTGCGGTACGCCGGTCGTCGGCAGCGGCGTCGGCGGCATCCCCGAGGTGGTTGTCGACGGGGAGACCGGCTTCATCGTCAAGGTCGCCCTCTCCGATGTGCCGCCGCACGACCCGGACGATCCGGTGGCGTTTTCGCGCGGACTGGCTGACGGCATCAATCGTCTGGCGCTTGATCCCGCACTCGCCCGTCAGATGGGCGAGGCCGGCCGCGCTCGCGTCATCGACGTTTACAGCTGGCGCAGCATTGCCAAGCAAACCCTCGATCTCTACAAAACCCTCATCGAACAGCCCGGCTAG
- a CDS encoding alpha-amylase produces the protein MPQGARIYNLFPLLAGNARDWESHLDRIGDMGFNWIFINPIHYPGFSGSLYAVKDYFALNPLFDDGSKDEADVIISRFLDAARERGIAVMMDLVINHTAKDSLLAETHPDWFAHEADGSLASPFAVDPDDTSKRTVWADLAEIDYSERPARKEVVAYFAKLVRHSIKLGFRGFRCDAAYKVPKDIWRALIAAGQKEQDDILFVAENLGSLLEETLAMRGAGFDYLFNSAKWWDFRAHWLFEQYDKFRAIAPSVTFPETHDTDRLANELVAKGITGARALEQRYRRAYLFSAVFATGVMIPIGYEYGFRKQLHVVNSRPTDWEKPLFDITGYIAAVNKMKAALPVLNEEGPQREVLLADGRVACLQRRAMRGTGWTVTAVNNDFDAPVTTRIEWLDPDIKEGRDVTPEGGEEQPFRAGGELTLQPGEVRVFASL, from the coding sequence GTGCCGCAGGGCGCCAGAATCTACAATCTGTTTCCGTTGCTCGCCGGCAACGCGCGCGATTGGGAATCACATCTCGATCGCATCGGCGACATGGGGTTCAACTGGATTTTTATCAATCCAATCCATTACCCCGGTTTTTCCGGCAGCCTCTACGCGGTGAAGGACTACTTCGCGCTCAATCCGCTGTTTGACGACGGCAGCAAGGACGAGGCCGACGTCATCATCTCCCGCTTCCTCGACGCCGCCCGCGAGCGCGGCATCGCGGTGATGATGGACCTTGTGATCAACCACACCGCCAAGGACTCGCTGCTGGCGGAAACGCACCCGGACTGGTTCGCGCACGAGGCCGATGGCAGCCTCGCCTCACCCTTCGCGGTAGATCCGGACGACACCAGCAAGCGCACGGTATGGGCCGATCTCGCCGAAATCGATTATAGCGAGCGTCCGGCGCGCAAGGAGGTCGTCGCCTATTTCGCCAAACTCGTCCGTCATTCGATCAAGCTGGGCTTTCGCGGCTTTCGCTGCGATGCCGCCTACAAGGTGCCAAAGGACATCTGGCGTGCGCTGATCGCGGCAGGCCAAAAGGAACAGGACGATATTCTATTCGTCGCCGAAAATCTCGGATCGTTGCTGGAAGAAACGCTGGCTATGCGTGGTGCCGGCTTCGACTATCTGTTTAACAGCGCCAAGTGGTGGGACTTCCGCGCGCACTGGCTGTTCGAACAGTACGACAAATTTCGCGCCATCGCGCCCTCGGTAACCTTCCCCGAAACGCATGATACCGATCGGCTGGCGAACGAACTGGTGGCGAAGGGAATTACCGGGGCGCGGGCGCTCGAACAGCGCTACCGCCGGGCCTATCTCTTTTCGGCCGTGTTCGCGACCGGCGTGATGATCCCGATCGGCTACGAATACGGGTTCCGCAAACAGCTTCACGTCGTCAACAGCCGTCCGACCGACTGGGAGAAGCCACTTTTCGATATCACCGGATACATCGCTGCCGTCAACAAGATGAAGGCCGCGCTGCCGGTGCTCAACGAAGAGGGACCACAGCGCGAGGTCCTGCTTGCCGACGGTCGCGTTGCATGCCTGCAACGGCGGGCGATGCGCGGAACCGGCTGGACGGTGACCGCGGTTAACAACGACTTCGATGCGCCGGTGACGACGCGGATCGAATGGCTCGATCCGGATATCAAGGAAGGGCGTGACGTAACGCCCGAAGGCGGCGAAGAACAACCGTTTCGTGCCGGTGGGGAGCTGACGCTCCAGCCCGGCGAAGTGCGGGTCTTCGCCAGCCTCTGA
- a CDS encoding alpha-1,4-glucan--maltose-1-phosphate maltosyltransferase — translation MNSVSTEERTGVGARPASLAAGLKSRSIVIEKVEPQIDGGRWPVKREVGDDLNVSARVFRDGHVKLAAVILWRRADETTWREMPMTLVNPGLDLWEGSIRLTANTTYVYTVEAWTDHYETWAEELEKKLGADQVVALELLEGRALVTETAARASGDDAEMLESLLIAFDKADDERRPRLMLADHVRAAMQRWPDRKQAIRYDRELEVFVDRIEARFAAWYEMFHRSQGTVPGKSATFADCEERLPEIKEMGFDVIYFVPIHPIGRLHRKGPDNTLNAGPDDPGSPYAIGSDEGGHKAVHPDLGTLSDFRRFVRACHAQGMEVALDFAIQCAPDHPWIKEHPEWFIFRPDGTIKYAENPPKKYQDIVNVNFYGPHQEALWNELLSTFLFWVEQGVKIFRVDNPHTKPVPFWEWVIREVHAVDPEVIFLAEAFTRPPMMQMLGKVGYTQSYTYFTWRNFKSEIIEYLTELTTSPVKDFMRPNFFPSTPDINPPYLQTGGRPAHMVRFALASTLSTVYGIYNGFELCEATPIPGKEEFLHSEKYDYKVWDWDRPGNIKAFITRINHIRRENPALHELDNLRFYPADDDNILFYGKMTPDGSNIVFVVVNLDPFDSHVAELELPLEAMGLKTGDTFQVEELLTGRKHLWRSAKQGVKLDPEVNPVEIYRIGSWEKVDYRSPCY, via the coding sequence ATGAACAGCGTGAGCACAGAGGAACGGACGGGCGTCGGTGCCCGGCCGGCCAGTCTGGCGGCCGGCCTCAAAAGCCGCTCGATCGTTATCGAGAAGGTCGAACCACAGATCGACGGCGGCCGCTGGCCGGTGAAGCGCGAGGTCGGTGACGACCTGAACGTCTCGGCCCGCGTCTTCCGTGACGGGCACGTCAAGCTCGCCGCAGTGATCTTGTGGCGGCGCGCCGACGAGACCACCTGGCGCGAGATGCCGATGACGCTGGTCAATCCCGGCCTCGACCTGTGGGAAGGCAGCATCCGCCTCACCGCCAATACAACGTACGTCTATACCGTCGAGGCATGGACGGACCATTACGAGACCTGGGCGGAGGAGCTGGAAAAGAAACTCGGTGCCGACCAGGTGGTGGCGCTCGAACTGCTCGAGGGCCGGGCGCTGGTCACCGAGACCGCGGCGAGGGCGAGCGGCGACGATGCCGAGATGCTGGAATCGCTCCTCATCGCCTTTGACAAGGCCGATGATGAGCGACGCCCGCGGCTGATGCTGGCGGACCATGTCCGCGCCGCCATGCAACGCTGGCCTGACCGCAAGCAGGCCATCCGCTACGACCGTGAGCTTGAGGTCTTTGTTGACCGGATCGAGGCACGCTTCGCCGCCTGGTACGAGATGTTCCATCGCTCGCAGGGAACGGTGCCGGGCAAGAGCGCGACCTTCGCCGATTGCGAGGAGCGGCTGCCCGAGATCAAGGAGATGGGCTTCGACGTTATCTACTTCGTGCCCATCCATCCGATCGGCCGCCTCCACCGCAAGGGGCCGGACAACACGCTGAACGCCGGTCCCGACGATCCCGGCAGTCCTTACGCGATCGGCTCGGACGAAGGCGGTCACAAGGCGGTCCATCCGGATCTCGGCACCTTGTCGGACTTCCGCCGCTTCGTGCGCGCCTGCCACGCCCAGGGCATGGAGGTGGCGCTCGACTTCGCCATTCAGTGCGCGCCGGATCATCCGTGGATCAAGGAGCATCCCGAGTGGTTCATCTTCCGGCCGGACGGCACTATCAAGTACGCCGAGAATCCGCCGAAGAAGTATCAGGATATCGTCAACGTCAATTTCTACGGACCGCACCAGGAAGCGCTGTGGAACGAGCTGCTCTCCACCTTCCTGTTCTGGGTCGAGCAGGGGGTGAAGATCTTCCGCGTCGATAATCCGCACACCAAGCCGGTGCCATTCTGGGAATGGGTGATCCGCGAGGTGCACGCTGTCGATCCCGAAGTAATCTTCCTCGCCGAGGCCTTTACCCGGCCACCGATGATGCAGATGCTGGGCAAGGTCGGTTATACCCAGTCGTATACGTATTTCACCTGGCGCAACTTCAAGAGCGAGATCATTGAATACCTGACCGAGCTGACCACCTCGCCGGTCAAGGACTTCATGCGCCCGAACTTCTTTCCGTCGACACCGGACATCAACCCGCCGTACCTGCAGACTGGCGGCCGCCCGGCGCACATGGTCCGTTTCGCGCTGGCATCGACGCTGTCGACCGTCTATGGCATCTATAACGGCTTCGAGCTGTGCGAGGCGACGCCGATCCCGGGCAAGGAAGAGTTCCTGCACTCGGAGAAGTATGACTACAAGGTCTGGGACTGGGACCGGCCCGGCAATATCAAGGCGTTCATCACCCGGATTAACCACATCCGCCGCGAGAATCCGGCACTGCACGAGCTCGACAACCTGCGTTTTTATCCCGCCGATGACGACAACATCCTGTTCTACGGCAAGATGACGCCCGACGGCTCGAACATCGTGTTCGTCGTCGTCAATCTCGATCCATTCGACAGCCACGTCGCCGAACTCGAACTGCCGCTGGAGGCGATGGGCCTGAAGACCGGCGATACCTTCCAGGTGGAGGAACTGCTGACCGGCCGCAAGCACCTGTGGCGCAGTGCCAAGCAGGGGGTGAAGCTCGACCCCGAGGTCAATCCAGTCGAGATCTATCGCATTGGCTCGTGGGAAAAAGTCGACTACCGCAGCCCCTGCTACTGA
- a CDS encoding LysR family transcriptional regulator, with protein sequence MTLEQLRIFVAVAEREHVTQAAHHLNLTQSATSAAVSALEHRYQAKLFDRVGRRIALTAAGRLFLSEARAVLVRAASAETVLADLAGLRRGTLALTASQTVANYWLPPLMHRFRARHGGISMTLRIGNTESVTSWVHEGLVDAGFIEGAINDPALDCEPVADDELALVVSPEHAWTREPPASERDFAKTRWVLREPGSGTRAIAEEVLASRGVSLSAADIALELPSNEAVRSAVEAGAGATVISQLVVAGSLKAMSLARIAVAMPTRQFVMIRRKDRYLTHAEVAFRDLVRGAAA encoded by the coding sequence ATGACCCTCGAGCAATTGAGAATTTTCGTCGCCGTCGCGGAACGCGAGCACGTCACCCAGGCGGCGCACCATCTTAACCTCACCCAGTCGGCGACGAGCGCCGCCGTCAGCGCGCTGGAGCACCGCTATCAGGCGAAGCTGTTCGATCGGGTCGGCCGGCGGATCGCCTTGACCGCCGCCGGACGCCTGTTTCTCAGCGAAGCCCGCGCCGTTCTGGTGCGGGCTGCATCCGCCGAGACGGTTTTAGCCGACCTCGCTGGTTTAAGGCGCGGCACCCTCGCCCTCACCGCGAGCCAGACCGTGGCCAATTACTGGCTGCCGCCGCTCATGCATCGCTTTCGCGCCCGCCATGGAGGAATCAGCATGACCTTGCGCATCGGCAACACCGAGTCCGTCACCAGCTGGGTTCATGAAGGATTGGTCGATGCCGGTTTCATCGAAGGCGCGATCAACGATCCAGCGCTCGATTGCGAGCCCGTTGCCGACGATGAACTTGCACTGGTCGTCAGCCCCGAGCACGCCTGGACGCGGGAGCCGCCGGCATCCGAGCGCGACTTCGCGAAGACGCGCTGGGTTCTCCGTGAGCCGGGATCGGGAACGCGCGCCATCGCCGAGGAGGTTCTGGCAAGCCGGGGCGTTTCGCTGTCAGCGGCCGACATCGCCCTTGAGCTACCGTCCAATGAAGCGGTCCGTTCCGCCGTCGAAGCCGGAGCCGGCGCGACGGTGATCTCTCAGCTCGTCGTCGCCGGATCGCTCAAGGCGATGTCCCTCGCCAGGATCGCGGTCGCAATGCCGACTCGCCAATTCGTGATGATCCGGCGCAAGGACCGATATCTCACCCACGCCGAAGTCGCATTCCGCGACCTCGTCCGCGGAGCCGCCGCATAG
- a CDS encoding YeiH family putative sulfate export transporter, with product MPASKLRPAFELLPGLTVSAVIAGAGFALRTLPGVSTFSPMILAIVIGIAVRTVLGSPAWAKPGIVFALRRVLRLAIILLGLQLTLEQVNSVGVQGVALIAATLIATFVFTTWLGRRLGVERGLTELIAAGTSICGASAVIATNTVTGAHDEDVAYAVGCVTVFGSIAMFAYPLLVDLMHLSPQGYGLWAGASIHEIAQVVAAGFQDGREAGEYATIAKLSRVMMLAPVMITLSAMARRKSRRSGEERGHSRAAMPWFVLGFIALVGINSAVALPLELKSTAAVVTTVLLSMALAAMGLETDVRKLRAKGPRPLILGLAAFLFIAGFSLMLVRVTM from the coding sequence ATGCCAGCCTCCAAGTTGCGACCTGCTTTTGAACTCTTGCCGGGGCTGACGGTGAGCGCGGTCATCGCCGGAGCCGGCTTCGCCTTGCGCACCCTGCCCGGGGTTTCGACATTCAGCCCGATGATCCTTGCGATCGTCATCGGCATCGCTGTCCGCACCGTCCTCGGCTCTCCGGCGTGGGCCAAGCCCGGCATCGTTTTCGCCCTGCGCCGGGTCCTGCGGTTGGCGATTATCCTTTTGGGATTGCAGCTAACACTGGAGCAGGTGAACTCTGTCGGCGTACAGGGGGTTGCCCTGATCGCCGCAACCCTCATTGCCACGTTCGTATTCACCACCTGGCTCGGTCGAAGGCTTGGTGTCGAGCGCGGACTGACCGAGCTGATTGCCGCCGGCACCTCGATCTGCGGCGCCTCGGCAGTGATCGCGACGAACACGGTGACCGGCGCGCACGACGAGGACGTCGCCTACGCGGTCGGATGCGTGACCGTCTTCGGATCGATCGCCATGTTCGCCTATCCCCTGCTGGTTGATCTCATGCATCTCTCCCCGCAGGGCTACGGCCTGTGGGCGGGCGCATCGATCCACGAGATCGCCCAGGTCGTTGCCGCGGGCTTCCAGGACGGCCGCGAGGCCGGCGAATACGCGACTATCGCCAAACTGTCGCGGGTGATGATGCTGGCCCCGGTGATGATCACCTTGAGCGCCATGGCTCGGCGGAAATCGCGGCGGAGCGGTGAGGAGCGCGGCCATTCCCGCGCGGCGATGCCGTGGTTCGTCCTCGGCTTCATCGCCCTTGTCGGGATCAACAGCGCCGTTGCTCTTCCCCTCGAGCTGAAAAGCACGGCCGCGGTGGTGACGACCGTCCTGTTGTCGATGGCGCTCGCGGCAATGGGGCTGGAGACCGACGTCCGCAAGCTCCGCGCCAAGGGTCCGCGCCCGCTGATCCTCGGCCTCGCTGCCTTCTTGTTCATTGCCGGATTCAGCCTGATGCTGGTGCGGGTGACGATGTAA
- a CDS encoding XdhC family protein, whose amino-acid sequence MTDFEDILGEAARWHDEGRKVAIATVIATWGSAPRPVGSQLVVDETGYFIGSVSGGCIEAAVIEDALAVLAEGRPRIVEFGVTNQMAWEVGLACGGRIELFVEPLE is encoded by the coding sequence ATGACTGATTTCGAGGACATTCTCGGCGAAGCGGCGCGGTGGCATGACGAGGGGCGCAAGGTCGCCATCGCCACGGTCATCGCGACCTGGGGATCGGCGCCCCGTCCCGTCGGCAGCCAGCTCGTCGTCGATGAAACCGGCTATTTCATCGGCTCGGTTTCCGGTGGCTGTATCGAAGCGGCGGTGATCGAAGATGCGCTCGCCGTGCTCGCCGAAGGACGACCGCGCATCGTCGAATTCGGTGTGACCAACCAGATGGCGTGGGAGGTTGGCCTAGCCTGCGGTGGCCGTATTGAACTTTTTGTCGAACCGCTCGAATGA